A DNA window from Leptolyngbya sp. KIOST-1 contains the following coding sequences:
- the prmC gene encoding peptide chain release factor N(5)-glutamine methyltransferase: MTDDRSITGHDLWTWRETARQAAKAAGVEAREVDWLLMAVADVDGLALKLGTVQTRSQITLRYPLAELEQRWQQRLTQRVPVQYLVGETPWRDLTLAVSPAVLIPRPETELIIDLAAAAIANSPMGDQLAAGVWVDMGTGSGAIALGLAQTFSAATILAVDFSAEALALAQQNAAATGLSHRITFCHGSWFEPLAAYRGQLSALVSNPPYIPSALLPSLDPEVVNHEPAAALDGGDDGLTALRLLVAQAPDYLVAGGLWLVETMAGQGEAVKSMLEAQGHYRDIQVWLDLAGRDRFVQATWFPD, encoded by the coding sequence ATGACAGACGATCGCTCAATCACCGGCCATGACCTCTGGACTTGGCGAGAAACGGCTCGCCAAGCCGCAAAGGCGGCGGGAGTCGAGGCACGGGAAGTTGACTGGCTGCTGATGGCAGTAGCCGATGTAGACGGGCTGGCGCTAAAACTCGGCACCGTACAGACGCGATCGCAGATCACCCTACGCTATCCCCTCGCCGAGCTAGAGCAGCGCTGGCAGCAGCGGCTGACCCAGCGGGTGCCGGTGCAGTACCTAGTTGGTGAAACCCCCTGGCGCGACCTCACCCTGGCCGTCTCCCCAGCGGTACTGATCCCCCGGCCCGAGACCGAACTAATTATTGACCTGGCGGCGGCAGCGATCGCCAATAGCCCGATGGGGGATCAGCTCGCCGCAGGGGTTTGGGTGGACATGGGTACCGGCAGCGGGGCGATCGCCCTGGGGCTAGCCCAAACCTTTTCTGCCGCCACCATTCTGGCCGTCGATTTCAGCGCCGAGGCCCTGGCGCTGGCCCAGCAAAACGCCGCCGCCACCGGCTTAAGCCACCGCATCACCTTCTGCCACGGATCCTGGTTTGAGCCGCTGGCGGCCTACCGGGGTCAGCTCAGCGCCCTGGTCTCCAACCCGCCCTACATTCCCTCGGCGCTACTGCCCAGCCTCGATCCAGAGGTGGTCAACCACGAACCCGCCGCCGCCCTGGACGGCGGGGACGACGGCCTGACGGCCCTGCGCCTGCTGGTTGCCCAGGCCCCCGACTACCTGGTAGCAGGGGGGCTGTGGCTGGTCGAAACCATGGCAGGCCAGGGCGAGGCGGTGAAGTCAATGCTGGAGGCCCAGGGCCACTACCGCGACATTCAGGTATGGCTCGATCTGGCTGGGCGCGATCGCTTTGTGCAGGCTACCTGGTTCCCCGATTAG
- a CDS encoding SDH family Clp fold serine proteinase, with amino-acid sequence MNIISLFFIFLIVSSLQPAIQRRLVESRRINAIRSLEQQRGSRVILLIHRQESISLLGIPISRFINIEDSEQILRAIRLTPANVPIDLILHTPGGLVLATEQIARALIRHSAKVTVFVPHYAMSGGTMLAMAADEIVMDENAVLGPVDPQLGNVAAASILRVLEDKPPDKIDDQTLVTADLARKAISQVQRFVRTLLEDAVPQQKVDPANIDKIIDRLTTGQVTHDYPIAVEEATDMGLPVTVGLPLEIYSLMDLYPQPMMGRPTVQYIPLPYQNPPSLPVSKGRAG; translated from the coding sequence GCTGGTGGAGTCACGACGCATCAACGCCATTCGCAGTTTGGAACAGCAGCGGGGCAGTCGGGTGATTTTGCTAATTCATCGCCAGGAGTCGATCAGTCTGCTGGGGATTCCCATCTCTCGATTTATCAATATCGAAGATTCTGAGCAAATCTTGCGGGCCATTCGCCTCACCCCAGCTAACGTGCCCATCGACCTGATCCTGCACACCCCTGGCGGTCTGGTGCTGGCCACCGAGCAGATTGCCCGAGCGCTGATTCGCCACAGCGCTAAAGTGACGGTATTTGTACCCCACTACGCCATGAGCGGTGGCACCATGCTGGCGATGGCCGCCGACGAGATTGTCATGGACGAAAATGCTGTGCTGGGGCCAGTGGATCCGCAGCTGGGCAATGTGGCCGCCGCCAGCATTCTCAGGGTGCTGGAAGACAAGCCGCCCGACAAAATCGACGACCAGACCCTGGTGACCGCCGACCTGGCCCGCAAAGCCATCAGCCAGGTGCAGCGGTTTGTGCGCACCCTGCTGGAGGATGCCGTTCCCCAGCAAAAGGTGGACCCGGCCAACATCGACAAAATTATCGATCGCCTCACCACCGGCCAGGTCACCCACGACTACCCGATCGCCGTGGAAGAAGCCACGGATATGGGTCTGCCGGTGACGGTGGGCCTACCGCTCGAGATCTACAGCTTGATGGATCTCTACCCCCAGCCGATGATGGGACGGCCCACCGTGCAGTACATTCCGCTGCCGTACCAAAATCCGCCGTCGCTGCCGGTGAGTAAGGGGCGAGCGGGCTGA
- a CDS encoding glycosyl transferase, with protein MSRPTLYLSVTNHGFGHATRSAAVAAAVKALWPEVDLVMATTAPQWLLDEYLAVEYEYRPVALDIGIVQPDSLRMDLPATLAKLEEIQAQQQTTVAAEATYLRQRGVDLVLADIPPLATAIAQAADIPCWMMSNFGWDFIYRRLGPEFDTVADWIGDCFRQCDRLFRLPFHEAMAAFPVVEDVGLPGGTPRYRPEALSSQWNLQVPQGQTVLLTFGGLGLQSIPYHHLARFPDWQFLTFDHGAPELPNLFKVPRQGFRPVDVMPLCSRVVSKPGFSTFAEACRLEVPIITITRDDFAEGPVLVNGLQNHSWHRVLTPEEFFHGEWEFMTQPLHPPRTTEAIAKDGNEQIANAIVDYLARDT; from the coding sequence ATGTCCCGTCCCACCCTGTACCTGTCTGTGACCAACCACGGTTTTGGCCACGCGACCCGATCGGCGGCCGTAGCAGCTGCGGTGAAGGCCCTGTGGCCCGAGGTGGATCTGGTGATGGCCACCACCGCCCCCCAGTGGCTGCTGGATGAGTACCTGGCGGTCGAATACGAGTATCGCCCGGTCGCCCTCGATATCGGTATTGTCCAACCCGACAGCTTGAGGATGGATTTGCCCGCCACCCTGGCCAAGCTGGAGGAAATTCAGGCTCAGCAGCAGACGACTGTGGCCGCCGAGGCCACCTATCTGAGGCAGCGCGGTGTGGATCTGGTACTGGCCGACATTCCGCCTCTGGCCACGGCGATCGCCCAGGCCGCCGATATCCCCTGCTGGATGATGAGCAACTTCGGCTGGGATTTCATTTACCGCCGCCTGGGCCCTGAGTTCGACACTGTTGCCGACTGGATTGGCGACTGCTTCCGCCAGTGCGATCGCCTGTTTCGGCTGCCCTTCCACGAGGCAATGGCCGCTTTCCCGGTGGTCGAAGACGTGGGTCTCCCTGGCGGTACGCCCCGCTACCGGCCAGAGGCGCTCAGCAGCCAGTGGAACCTCCAGGTCCCTCAAGGGCAGACGGTGCTGCTAACGTTTGGCGGGCTGGGCTTGCAGAGCATTCCCTACCACCACCTGGCTCGGTTCCCAGACTGGCAGTTTCTCACCTTTGACCACGGTGCGCCTGAGTTGCCCAACCTGTTTAAAGTGCCCCGGCAGGGGTTTCGCCCGGTGGATGTCATGCCCCTGTGTAGCCGGGTGGTGTCAAAACCGGGGTTTAGCACCTTTGCCGAGGCCTGCCGCCTGGAGGTGCCGATCATTACAATTACCCGCGATGACTTTGCCGAAGGCCCGGTGCTGGTCAACGGCCTGCAGAACCACAGCTGGCATCGGGTGTTGACCCCAGAGGAGTTTTTCCACGGCGAATGGGAGTTTATGACCCAGCCGCTGCACCCGCCCCGCACCACCGAGGCGATCGCCAAAGACGGCAACGAACAGATTGCGAACGCGATCGTGGATTATTTGGCCCGCGATACGTAG
- the gltX gene encoding glutamate--tRNA ligase produces the protein MTVRVRLAPSPTGNLHIGTARTGVFNWLFARHEGGQFILRIEDTDEERSKPEFTESILSGLKWLGLDWDEGPSFQSQRLDLYRQAIQTLLDQGLAYRAYDTPDELEAMREAQKAKNQAPRYDNRHRDLTLDQQAAFEAEGRPAVIRFKIDDSRTITWNDMVRGPVTWQASDLGGDMVVARASSATTIGQPLYNLAVVVDDIDMAISHVIRGEDHIANTAKQILLYEALGAAVPEFAHTPLILNQSGQKLSKRDGVTSIGDFQKMGFVAPALANYMTLLGWSAPDAAEQFTLEEAAKQFSFDRVNKAGAKFDWDKLDWLNSQYLHNLEAAELLALAQPFLEAAGHRLSDADQLWLLPVMGLLGPSLTRLTDVVEQSRFFVSETVPFTDDARAQVQLDGVPAVLESIVAGLTETSPQTLDDLKALVNEVTKAQGVKKGLVMKSLRAALMGALQGPDLMESWLILRQRGFDVARLQTALALV, from the coding sequence ATGACCGTTCGCGTTCGCCTTGCTCCCAGCCCCACCGGGAATCTGCACATTGGGACCGCCCGCACGGGGGTCTTTAACTGGCTGTTCGCCCGCCACGAGGGGGGCCAATTCATCCTTCGCATCGAAGACACCGACGAAGAGCGCTCCAAGCCAGAATTCACCGAAAGCATTCTCTCCGGCCTCAAGTGGTTGGGGCTCGATTGGGATGAGGGGCCATCGTTTCAGTCCCAGCGACTCGACCTCTACCGCCAGGCCATCCAGACCCTGCTGGATCAGGGCCTGGCCTACCGCGCCTATGACACCCCCGACGAACTCGAGGCCATGCGCGAAGCCCAAAAGGCCAAAAACCAGGCGCCCCGCTACGACAACCGCCATCGCGACCTCACCCTCGACCAGCAGGCCGCCTTTGAGGCCGAGGGTCGTCCCGCCGTCATTCGCTTTAAAATTGACGACAGCCGCACCATCACCTGGAACGACATGGTGCGCGGCCCCGTCACCTGGCAGGCCAGCGACCTGGGCGGCGACATGGTCGTGGCCCGCGCCTCCTCGGCAACCACCATCGGTCAACCCCTCTACAACCTGGCCGTCGTTGTCGATGACATCGATATGGCGATCAGCCACGTCATTCGCGGCGAAGACCACATCGCCAACACCGCCAAGCAAATTTTGCTTTACGAAGCCCTGGGAGCGGCGGTGCCCGAGTTTGCCCACACGCCGCTGATTCTCAACCAGAGCGGCCAAAAGCTCTCCAAGCGCGATGGCGTCACCTCCATCGGCGATTTCCAAAAAATGGGCTTTGTCGCCCCCGCCCTGGCCAACTACATGACCCTGCTGGGCTGGTCCGCCCCCGACGCTGCCGAGCAGTTCACCCTCGAGGAAGCCGCCAAACAGTTCAGCTTCGATCGCGTCAACAAAGCCGGGGCCAAGTTCGACTGGGACAAGCTCGACTGGCTCAACAGCCAGTACCTCCACAACCTGGAAGCGGCGGAATTGCTGGCCCTAGCTCAGCCTTTTTTGGAGGCGGCAGGGCATCGTCTCAGCGATGCCGACCAGCTCTGGTTACTGCCGGTGATGGGCCTGCTCGGCCCCAGCCTTACCCGACTGACAGATGTGGTGGAGCAAAGCCGCTTTTTCGTCAGCGAAACGGTGCCCTTTACTGACGACGCCAGGGCCCAGGTGCAGCTTGACGGTGTGCCAGCGGTACTGGAAAGCATCGTGGCCGGGCTGACAGAGACATCTCCCCAAACCCTAGACGACCTGAAGGCTCTGGTAAACGAGGTGACCAAGGCCCAGGGAGTTAAGAAAGGGCTGGTAATGAAATCGCTGCGGGCGGCGCTGATGGGTGCCTTGCAGGGGCCAGACCTGATGGAATCGTGGCTGATTCTGCGGCAGCGCGGGTTTGATGTCGCCCGTTTGCAGACAGCCCTGGCCTTGGTTTAG
- a CDS encoding acylphosphatase, with protein MEQVRAIVSGVVQGVGFRYHTCQTAQRLGVKGFVRNRPDGTVEIVAVGTSEQLNSLLDWASRGPAGAQVTQVEAEPYPGAAHFNGFTIER; from the coding sequence ATGGAACAGGTTCGAGCCATCGTGTCCGGAGTCGTGCAGGGCGTTGGATTTCGCTACCACACCTGCCAAACAGCCCAACGGTTGGGCGTGAAAGGGTTTGTGCGCAACCGGCCCGATGGCACCGTTGAGATTGTGGCCGTGGGTACCAGCGAGCAGCTCAACTCCCTGCTAGATTGGGCCAGCCGGGGACCCGCAGGGGCTCAAGTGACCCAGGTAGAGGCTGAACCCTACCCTGGAGCAGCTCATTTTAATGGGTTCACCATTGAGCGCTAG
- the ftsH2 gene encoding ATP-dependent zinc metalloprotease FtsH2 codes for MKFSWRVALLWTLPLLVIGFFLWQGAFSSAPADMGLNAANTRLTYGRFLDYLDAGRVTAVDLYDGGRTAIVEAVDPDLDNRVMRWRVDLPGNSPDLVSRLRTANISLDSHPPRNDGALVGALGNLLFPLLLIGGLFFLFRRSNGGMGGPGQAMNFGKSKARFMMEAKTGVMFDDVAGIDEAKEELQEVVTFLKKPERFTAIGARIPKGVLLVGPPGTGKTLLAKAIAGEAGVPFFSISGSEFVEMFVGVGASRVRDLFKKAKENAPCIIFIDEIDAVGRQRGAGIGGGNDEREQTLNQLLTEMDGFEGNTGIIIIAATNRVDVLDSALLRPGRFDRQVMVDPPDIKGRIEILEVHARNKKLSEDISLEAIARRTPGFTGADLANLLNEAAILTARRRKDAMTMAEVDDAVDRVIAGMEGTPLVDSKSKRLIAYHEIGHAIIGTLVKDHDPVQKVTLIPRGQAQGLTWFTPSEEQMLISRAQILARITGALGGRAAEDVIFGDAEVTTGAGNDLQQVSNMARQMVTRFGMSDLGPLSLESSQGEVFLGRDWLSRSEYSEEVSSRIDGQVRSIVDHCYANAKRIMEENRALIDRLVDLLVERETIDGDEFRQIVSEYTSVPDKQQFVPQL; via the coding sequence ATGAAATTTTCGTGGCGAGTAGCCTTACTGTGGACCCTGCCGCTGCTGGTGATAGGGTTTTTCTTGTGGCAAGGAGCGTTTTCCTCGGCCCCCGCTGACATGGGGCTCAATGCGGCCAACACCCGCCTTACCTATGGTCGCTTTCTAGACTACCTGGACGCGGGCCGCGTGACGGCGGTAGATCTGTACGACGGTGGCCGCACCGCCATTGTCGAAGCCGTAGACCCCGACCTGGACAACCGGGTGATGCGCTGGCGGGTAGACCTGCCGGGCAACTCCCCTGACCTGGTTAGCCGTCTTCGCACCGCCAATATCAGCCTCGACTCCCACCCGCCGCGTAACGACGGAGCGCTGGTCGGAGCCTTGGGCAACCTGCTGTTTCCGCTGCTGTTGATTGGTGGACTGTTCTTTTTGTTCCGCCGCTCCAATGGTGGGATGGGTGGCCCTGGCCAGGCAATGAACTTTGGCAAGTCCAAGGCCCGCTTCATGATGGAGGCCAAGACCGGCGTCATGTTCGACGATGTGGCTGGCATTGACGAAGCCAAGGAAGAGCTGCAAGAGGTTGTCACCTTTTTGAAGAAGCCAGAGCGCTTTACCGCCATTGGTGCCCGCATTCCCAAGGGTGTGCTGCTGGTCGGTCCTCCCGGAACGGGTAAAACTCTGCTGGCCAAGGCGATCGCCGGTGAAGCAGGTGTGCCCTTCTTCAGCATCTCTGGCTCGGAGTTTGTGGAAATGTTTGTGGGTGTAGGGGCCTCCCGCGTCCGCGACCTGTTCAAAAAGGCCAAGGAAAACGCCCCCTGTATCATCTTTATCGATGAGATTGACGCGGTGGGTCGTCAGCGGGGTGCAGGCATTGGTGGTGGTAACGACGAGCGGGAGCAGACCCTCAACCAGCTGCTCACCGAGATGGATGGCTTTGAGGGCAACACCGGCATCATCATTATTGCTGCTACCAACCGGGTGGACGTGCTCGACTCGGCCCTGCTGCGTCCCGGCCGCTTCGATCGCCAGGTGATGGTCGATCCCCCCGACATCAAGGGTCGGATCGAAATTCTCGAAGTCCACGCCCGCAACAAAAAGCTCTCCGAGGATATTTCCCTCGAGGCGATCGCCCGCCGCACCCCCGGCTTTACTGGGGCTGACCTGGCCAACCTGCTGAATGAGGCCGCCATTCTCACCGCCCGCCGCCGCAAGGACGCCATGACTATGGCCGAAGTGGACGACGCCGTAGACCGCGTGATCGCGGGGATGGAGGGCACCCCCCTGGTGGACAGCAAGAGCAAGCGGCTGATTGCCTACCACGAAATCGGCCACGCCATCATTGGCACCCTGGTCAAAGACCACGACCCGGTGCAAAAGGTGACGCTGATTCCTCGCGGGCAGGCCCAGGGCCTCACCTGGTTTACCCCCAGCGAAGAGCAGATGCTGATCTCCCGCGCTCAAATCCTGGCCCGCATTACCGGTGCCCTGGGCGGACGCGCCGCTGAAGATGTCATTTTTGGCGACGCGGAAGTGACCACGGGGGCTGGCAACGACCTCCAGCAGGTGAGCAACATGGCCCGCCAGATGGTGACCCGGTTTGGCATGTCCGACCTGGGTCCATTGTCCCTGGAAAGCTCCCAGGGCGAAGTGTTCCTGGGCCGCGACTGGCTCTCGCGCTCGGAGTATTCCGAAGAGGTGTCGTCGCGCATTGATGGTCAGGTGCGCAGCATTGTCGATCACTGCTACGCCAACGCCAAGCGCATCATGGAGGAAAACCGCGCCCTGATCGATCGCTTAGTCGATCTGCTGGTGGAGCGCGAAACCATCGACGGCGATGAGTTCCGCCAGATCGTGTCGGAATACACCTCAGTGCCCGATAAGCAGCAGTTTGTACCCCAGCTGTAG